TTCCCGTTCAAGGTGAGCCGGTCGGACCCCGAGGTGTTCTACGTCACGGCCGACGCCTCCGCGTACGACGTCAGCTGGTACCTGGAGCTGGCGTGGTCCAGCGGGACGCGCCACGGCACGCTGCGGATCGACGACGGCGGCCGCCCCTTCCGCACCAGCGGCAACAACGGGCGGCCCGCGTATGCCTTCCCGCTGGGCGGCGAGAAGTGGGAGGCGGCGTCGGGCACGGACGCGAACTGACCGTCCGGATCGCGGAATTACCGGTGTAGACGGCATGCGTCTCTCTAGCCTGACGGTCCCCGAGCCGCCTGACGGGTCCCGGGGGCCGAAGTCCCGGGACCGAAAGTGAGCCGTGCCATGACCGTCGCCCAGCCCGCCCCGACCTCCGCCGCCTCCCCGGCCCGCGCCCCCGTCCCGCCGCTCGCCGCCCGTGCCCGCAGGGTGGGCGGGTCGCCCGTGCGGGACATCCTCGCGGTCACCGCGCGCCCCGAGGTGATCAACTTCGCGGGCGGGCTGCCGGCGCCGGAACTCTTCGACCGGGACGGCATCGCGGCGGCGTTCCAGGAAGTCCTGGCGGACACCCCGGCGCAGGCGCTGCAGTACGCCACGACGGAGGGCGAGCCGGCGCTGCGGGCGGGCCTGGCCGCGCGCATCACCGCCCGGGGTCTGCCCACCGCCCCCGACGACCTGCTCGTCACCACCGGCTCCCAGCAGGCCCTGTCCCTGCTGGCGACGGCGCTGCTCGAACCCGGCGACACGGTCCTGGTCGAAGACCCCTGCTATCTGGCGGCCCTCCAGGTCTTCGGCCTCGCGGGCGCGCGTGTGGTGGCCGTGCCCGCAGACGCGGACGGAGTGCACCCGGCGGCCCTGGGGGAGGCGATCCGCCGCGAGCGCCCGAAGCTGCTCTACCTGGTCCCCACCTTCCAGAACCCGACCGGCCGTACGATGCCCGCGCCGCGCCGCGCGGCGATCGCCGACGTGGCCGCCCGCCAGGGCCTGTGGATCACCGAGGACGACCCGTACGGCGAACTCCGCTACGACGGCGCGCGCGTCCCCTGGATCGCCGCCCTGCCCGGCGCCGCGGACCGGACCGTGCTCCTCGGCTCCTTCTCCAAGGTGATGGCTCCCGGTCTGCGCCTGGGCTGGCTGCGCGCGCCCGCCGAACTGCGCCGGGCGTGCGCGGTGGCCAAGCAGGCGGCGGACCTGCACACCCCGACCCTCAACCAGCTCGCCGCCGCCCGCTACCTCGACGTCCTGGACGCCCATGTGGAGCGGGTGCGAGCCGTGTACCGCGCACGTCGCGACGCCATGCTGGCGGGCCTGCCGGCCGCGCTCCCGGACGGCTCGCGGTGGAGCCGGCCCGAGGGCGGCATGTTCCTGTGGGCGCGCCTGCCGGAGTCGTACGACACCCTCGCGCTGCTGCCCCGCGCGGTCGAGCAGAACGTGGCCTACGTCCCCGGCGCGCCCTTCTACGCGGGCGAGCCCGAGCGCTCCACCCTCCGCCTGTGCTTCGTCACCCAGACGCCCGAGGAGATCACGGAGGGGCTGCGCAGGCTGGGGCGCGGGCTCGGGGGCTGAGCACCGGAGTGGGCCGGGCGGGTCAGTCCCACCAGAAGGTCCAGGTCGGGACGCCGACCAGGCTCTTTGCGTAGTCCCGCAGGCCGGCGCCGCCCTGGGTGATGTTGTCCGGGCAGAAGGCGAAGTGTTCGGCGGCCAGGGCCTCCGCGTCGGCGAGCGTGGCGGGCGGGGCCGCGACGGACACCACCAGGGTGTCGAAGCCCAGCCCCACCACCCGTATGCCGAAGCGGTCCTCCCACGAGCGGAGGACGGCGCACAGCCGGGCCACGTCGTTGTCGTGGTTCAGCGGACCGGCCCAGCCGATCGCCGCGGGTATGTCGGCGGACCGGCGGGCCGGGACCAGGGCGAGGTGCGCCTCCCGGAACCACTGGGGCGGGGCGTCCGAGAGCGAGTCGGCCACCTGGGCCGCGCGCGTGTCGGGATCGGCGGTCGGGGTGGGCGCGGGCGCGAGTCCCGGCCACGCGGCACCGAACGGCTCGACCTCCTCGCCCCAGCCCTCCTCCGTCCAGTCCTCCCAGTACTCGGCGAGGACGTCCTCGGCGTCGTGATCGCCCGGGTAAGACATCAGCCGGGGCATCAGCTCCCACTCCGCGGGTCCGCCCTGGCTGCCTCCCACCCCCACGAGCACCGGCAGCAGACCGGCCCGCGCCGCCGGCACCCCCAGCGCCTTCCAGGTGCCCGGCGCGGCCGGCTTCTCCGCGTGCCACAGCAGAGGCTCGTGCCAGGGGCCGTCAGCTGTCAGATCGACCAGTCTGCCGGGCGGCAGCTGAAGCCCCAGGGAACGGCCGCTGGGGTCGGTGGCCAGCTTGGGCAGCGGGTTCGGAAGAGTCGCCATGACCGTGACTGTAGAGGCCGCCACTGACAACGCCGTTGGCCCGCCTTCCCGATGAACCGGCACCCGCCGAACCTGCTCTTACCAGATGATGCTGTGATGGGGACGGGTGACGATGGTTGACGGGTGGCGGAAGGACGGAACGTGCTGAACGGGCGTTACCCGGTGCGGTGGCATATTGTGCTGCTCACCCTGTGGACGGCCATCTGGTTCTTCGTGGCCGAACGCCATGGCGCCATTTCCTGGCACTATCTGAGAACCGGCGAGCAACTGCTCTTCAATCAGGCATCCGGCGGCGGTCTGGCCCTCTACGCCAACCACCCCGACCTGCAGATCGGTCCCGTCAGCTTCATAGTGGCCGGGCTCTTCGCGCCGTTCCCCGCCGCCGTCGGTGAGAAACTGGCCGACGCGTTCATGTCAGGCCTTGGCCTGTACATGCTGGTCCTGGTCGGCCGTGCCGCCGCCGACTACAACCGGGGCACCGGCCTCAATCACAAACGCCTGCAACAGCGTGTCCTGATCGCCGGAGCCGCCTTCATACCCATGTGGGTCGAGGTCTCGGTCCGCTTCGCCCACCTCGACGACGTCCTGGCCCTCTTCTTCGCCACGCTCGCCGTCCGCGCGCTGGTCCGCGGCAACGCGACGGCGGTGGGCGTCTTCCTGGCCCTGGCGGTCGACTCCAAACCGTGGGCCGTAGGCTTCCTGCCCCTCCTTCTCGCCCTACCCCGTCCGGTCCGGCTGCGCTCGGCGGCCTGGGCCTTCGGCCTGGTGGCGGTGGCCTGGCTGCCCTTCTACCTGACCCACCTGGACACCCTGCAGGCGGCCCGCTTCACCATCCCCAACCAGCCGGCGTCCTCGCTGCGCTGGTTCGGTGTGAACGATCCCGCGACACCACCGTGGGACCGCCCCGCCCAGATGGCCCTGGGCGCGGCCCTGGGCGCGCTGGCGGTACGCCGCAACCGCTGGCCGGCGGTGGTCTTCCTGGCGGTCGACGCGCGCATCATGCTGGACCCGAGCGTGTACACGTACTACAACGCCTCGGTCCTCCTCGGCACGCTCCTCTGGGACTCCATCGGCCAGCGCCGCCTGGTCCCGTGGGTCAGCTGGATAGCCCTCATCTCCCTCTACGGCAGCGTCCTGGTGATCCCCTCGGACTCCACCCGAGGCCTGATCCGGCTGGCCTTCTGCATAGGAGCGGCGGCATACGTCCTGCTCTGGCCACAACGGGCGCCACGCGGCAGACGGGGCCGACCGTCACGCCGCGAGCCCGTCGACGGCAACCTCATCAGCAAGTGACCGTTGGTCGCGGCTGCGCCTCGCCTGCACGCCGGGTGGGTTCGGCGGCTTGCGGGCGGTGGGGACCTCTCAGGCGTGGGGCCTCTCCCGTCGCGGGAGGGATGATCGGCAGATCCGTTTCACCCGGTGCTGCAAGGGTGGGGCGGACCTGGAGGTCGGAGACGTGACCGCGCACTGAGCAGGGCCCACTTCTGCCCATCACCCCCTTTTGTATGACAAGAGGGGGTGATGGTGACGTCCAGCCCTTGCCCTCTGCCCCCCGCCCCTCCCGCCACCCTCCGTCAGCGCCTGGTGCCGCAGGACGGGCAGAAGGCGGCGTCGTCCGGGAGGGCGGCGTGGCAGGACGCGCAGTTCGTGGTCTGTGCGAGACGGTGGCCGCAGCCATGGCAGAACGCGCCGCCCCGCGTCTCCGTACGGCAGTGGGGGCAGACCAGCTGGCGCGGGCTCGTGACGTCGTACCCGGCGCCCTGCTGCTGGCCGACGTCGTACGCCCGCTGGGCGACCATGTCGTTCAGCCCCCGCTGCTGCGCCGCCTGCGCCTCCGCCGCGGTGTCCGGGGAGCAGTTCAGGCACAGCCCCTGCCCCGCGTTCCAGCAGCGGGCGCAGACATAACCGGTGCAGCGCGGGCAGCGGTTGAAGTGGCTCTGCGCGTTCTCGATCGCGCGGGTGAACGCCGCGTCCCGCTGGCTGCCGAAGCTCGCCCCGGCCAGCCCGTCCGCGGCGTTGGTCACGCCCTGCGTGGCGCTGCCGCCGATGAGCGACCACGCCGCGTTCACGCCCCGGGACAGCCACCCGGCCACCTGCCCGGCCCGGAACGGCTCGAACGGCGAACGCCAGGTGTCCCAGCAGCGCGAGCAGTTGAACTCGAACTGGAAACCCGCCCCCGTACCGTGCTCTGTGCACAGGTCACGGTAGTTGTTGCTGAAATAGATCTCGGTGCCCATGGCGACCGTCCCCCCAGAGAAAACGAACCCCGCGGGGGAGTGTATAGCCGGGTCCGGTCACACCAGCGTCGTGATGCAGAACGGATGCCCGGCAGGATCCAGCAGCACCCGCCACCGCTCCCCGCCAGGCTGGAACTCCGGCTTGCCGGCCCCCAGTTCCAGCAACCGCTTCTCGGCGATGTCCAGGTCGTCCACGCCCAGTTCGATATGGGCCTGCTTCTCCTGCGCGGGGTCCGGCCAGGTGGGCGGGCGGTAGTCGGCGAGGCGGTTGAAGCCGAGGCCGGTCGCGCCCTCCTTGCCGAGCAGGACGAAGTCGTCGGTGGAGTAGAGGGCGGACATGTCCAGCAACTCGCCGTAGAAGCGGCCGAGTTCGGCGGGGTCGGCGCAGTCGAAGGTGACGGCGGCGTAGCGGAACGCGGGTGCGGAAGTGGATGCGGAAGAAGTCTCTGCGGTCATGGGGAGGACGCTAGGGGGTGACCAGGACAGTTCCGGTCCTGGTCATGGGCTCGTATGGGAAACTCCTGCCCGTGCTCAGCGCGTCCGCCCGCCTTCTCCGCCTCCTCTCCCTGCTCTCCTCCCGCCCCTCCTGGACCTGCGCCGAACTGGCCGAGCGCATGGAGGTCACCGACCGCACGGTCCGCCGGGACGTCGCCCGGCTCCGTGACCTCGGCTACTCCGTCGACTCCGAGGCCGGCCCCTGGGGCGGCTACCGTCTGCGCGCCGGCTCCCGGGTGCCGCCGCTGATCCTCGACGACGAGGAGGCCCTGGCCGTGGCGGTGGGGCTGAGCGAGGCGGCGCTGGGCGGCGACCAGGCGGCCCTGTCCGCGATGCTGAAGCTGCGCCAGGTCCTGCCCCGGCGGATCGCGGACCGACTCGGAGAGCTGGACGACGCCTTCGTGCGACTTCCGGGGGCCGAGAAGCCGCAGGTCAGCCCCGGGCTGCTGCTGGAGCTGGCGACCGCGTGCCGGCGCGGGGAGCGGGCCCGGCTGTCGTACACCGACGGAGGGGGGCGGAGCACGGTCCGGGACGTCGACCCGTATCGGCTCGTCCACACCGGACGGCGCTGGTACGTCGTCGCGCGGGACGTGGCCCGGGGACAGTGGCGCACCTTCCGGGCCGACCGTGTCGACCGGCTCCAGCCCACCGGTCACCCTGCGGACCTGACCGACCCACCCGACCCGGCCCAGCTGGTCTCCCGCAACATCGCGAACGGCCCCTACCCGCTGACCGCGACCATCCGCGTCCCGCTCCCCCTGCGGGAGGCCCTGCGCCTCGTCCCCGCCACGGTCGGCACCCACCGGCCCGACGACGACCCGGACGGCTCCGACGCGACGGTCATCGACATCGGCGGCCCCGACCCGGACGGCCTGGCCCGCTATCTCCTGGGCCTGGGCACACCCCTACGGGTCCTCGCACCCGAGGCGGTCCGGGACGCGCTGACACGCCGCATCCGCCAACTGCTGCACGACAACGCCGGGCTTCCGGCCACCTGAACCGTCGCGCTCGCTAACGTGTCTCCTGGTTGAGGGTGACTTCTTGGGGGCGGCATGGCCGACGAACCTCTGCTCGCGCGCCTGCACTTCGGGCGTGAGGACGCCGAGCGGGATGTGAACGACGGGC
The genomic region above belongs to Streptomyces sp. CG1 and contains:
- a CDS encoding VOC family protein — protein: MTAETSSASTSAPAFRYAAVTFDCADPAELGRFYGELLDMSALYSTDDFVLLGKEGATGLGFNRLADYRPPTWPDPAQEKQAHIELGVDDLDIAEKRLLELGAGKPEFQPGGERWRVLLDPAGHPFCITTLV
- a CDS encoding PLP-dependent aminotransferase family protein, producing the protein MTVAQPAPTSAASPARAPVPPLAARARRVGGSPVRDILAVTARPEVINFAGGLPAPELFDRDGIAAAFQEVLADTPAQALQYATTEGEPALRAGLAARITARGLPTAPDDLLVTTGSQQALSLLATALLEPGDTVLVEDPCYLAALQVFGLAGARVVAVPADADGVHPAALGEAIRRERPKLLYLVPTFQNPTGRTMPAPRRAAIADVAARQGLWITEDDPYGELRYDGARVPWIAALPGAADRTVLLGSFSKVMAPGLRLGWLRAPAELRRACAVAKQAADLHTPTLNQLAAARYLDVLDAHVERVRAVYRARRDAMLAGLPAALPDGSRWSRPEGGMFLWARLPESYDTLALLPRAVEQNVAYVPGAPFYAGEPERSTLRLCFVTQTPEEITEGLRRLGRGLGG
- a CDS encoding zinc ribbon domain-containing protein, which gives rise to MGTEIYFSNNYRDLCTEHGTGAGFQFEFNCSRCWDTWRSPFEPFRAGQVAGWLSRGVNAAWSLIGGSATQGVTNAADGLAGASFGSQRDAAFTRAIENAQSHFNRCPRCTGYVCARCWNAGQGLCLNCSPDTAAEAQAAQQRGLNDMVAQRAYDVGQQQGAGYDVTSPRQLVCPHCRTETRGGAFCHGCGHRLAQTTNCASCHAALPDDAAFCPSCGTRR
- a CDS encoding DUF4253 domain-containing protein, whose protein sequence is MATLPNPLPKLATDPSGRSLGLQLPPGRLVDLTADGPWHEPLLWHAEKPAAPGTWKALGVPAARAGLLPVLVGVGGSQGGPAEWELMPRLMSYPGDHDAEDVLAEYWEDWTEEGWGEEVEPFGAAWPGLAPAPTPTADPDTRAAQVADSLSDAPPQWFREAHLALVPARRSADIPAAIGWAGPLNHDNDVARLCAVLRSWEDRFGIRVVGLGFDTLVVSVAAPPATLADAEALAAEHFAFCPDNITQGGAGLRDYAKSLVGVPTWTFWWD
- a CDS encoding helix-turn-helix transcriptional regulator translates to MGSYGKLLPVLSASARLLRLLSLLSSRPSWTCAELAERMEVTDRTVRRDVARLRDLGYSVDSEAGPWGGYRLRAGSRVPPLILDDEEALAVAVGLSEAALGGDQAALSAMLKLRQVLPRRIADRLGELDDAFVRLPGAEKPQVSPGLLLELATACRRGERARLSYTDGGGRSTVRDVDPYRLVHTGRRWYVVARDVARGQWRTFRADRVDRLQPTGHPADLTDPPDPAQLVSRNIANGPYPLTATIRVPLPLREALRLVPATVGTHRPDDDPDGSDATVIDIGGPDPDGLARYLLGLGTPLRVLAPEAVRDALTRRIRQLLHDNAGLPAT